The following are encoded together in the Bacillus cereus group sp. RP43 genome:
- the essC gene encoding type VII secretion protein EssC has protein sequence MQKSPYFQRSPRVKVDIPTGDVIIHDPPNIPEEPKFSIETMLLPAMMTILTLILYFVMMKFMKMNSSYMPLMMVSSIPMLGSYVITTMGHFRKKKEHRQMVEQLQTRYLEQIQKHRVELDTLKVEQAKYLITQNPSPLKSVQRIENRESNLWERTPESPDFLDIRIGTGESPFLVELKVPEQQGYEENPLVTEAQNVKRDFNTIPNGHISISLKKNDVIGVVGNKEDRLNFIRIVTTQIMTHHAPNEVKIAAFYHEKEKKQWDWMRWLPHVWDEQRSMRFLSENQQDAQKLAEVLFTPLNMRRIYNSSAQADAKVPLIPMYVFFLSAREFLEDDPLTPMLLREGESVGASTFIFAEQRERLPMECDLIISLNGENGELVETFSSSAENSGTTRASFKVDRLSFERCELGARSIAPIRMKSSTAANIPKVLTFLDLFQAKNMEELQVLERWKENRYPTSLPVPIGVREGSKPVFLNIHDKIEKKGHGPHGLMAGTTGSGKSEVIQSIIAALAATYHPHEMAFMLIDYKGGGMSNTFAGLPHIIASITNLEDPNLIERARISLKAELERRQKLFIQAGNVQHLDEYYETSWREKEPLPHLFIVIDEFAQMKKEQPEFMDELISVAAIGRTLGVHLLLATQKPSGVVNDKIWSNSRFRICLRVQDDADSREMLKIPDASKINVPGRGYLQVGSNEVLELFQSAWSGAPYNPDEEKVLDIVDFTEVKLSGERIKVKKRPKPMTNSPKQLQAFIQYVQSVSEKENIKALPGPWLDPLPEKLLLKEFYAMEDWTIGEWNKPKEYLQVTVGLIDDVANQAQFPLKLDLQEGHLNIYGMPGTGKTTMLQTIIMSLAVSHTPEEVNFYVIDFGRMFLDFRDLPHIGGIVQEGENEKMKRLFGFLKKEITDRKESFSNIGAKSFSMYNRMVEKKIPAIVVMVDGYIRFKNEFEKENEVLELLLRESSTYGVYFYFSLNQTIDMFDRVRNNIPMALTFELQDGTEYHNLVGRPKFPLIEVPVGRGLMKGQPPELFQAALPFIGESELEYSQQLKTIIQKMNREWNGEKAKNIPMVPKEIFVEHMVEKLETAQISAGIETEDIRLQSFSLDEMSHIFVGGRIEGGKTSLLQTLLFTTTYQYSPEKVELYLVDLGERPTGILALGDLPHVKKKVTDGMQLKEILDELLELINNREPVMPSIDPNATVEFPYKRIIIAIDDIDQMLTILATDYEAKNKMELIVQNCKNKGIHFMTAATTSSLNSYSHEKWFAEIRKRSIGYLLGTTQNNDVYFFNMKLPHTEMDQELLSGDGYCIRRKPIKIKCAYTPLHLLRTMTDKISVKWSQLKVK, from the coding sequence GTGCAAAAATCACCGTATTTTCAACGCTCTCCGCGTGTGAAAGTAGATATACCAACAGGGGATGTTATTATTCATGATCCGCCGAATATACCGGAGGAGCCGAAGTTTTCAATTGAAACAATGTTACTGCCAGCAATGATGACGATTTTAACATTGATATTATATTTTGTAATGATGAAATTTATGAAGATGAATTCAAGTTATATGCCATTAATGATGGTTTCAAGTATTCCGATGTTGGGATCATATGTAATTACAACGATGGGGCATTTCCGTAAAAAGAAAGAACATCGTCAAATGGTTGAACAATTACAAACAAGATACTTAGAGCAAATTCAAAAGCATCGAGTGGAATTAGATACGTTAAAGGTTGAACAAGCAAAATATTTAATTACACAAAATCCAAGCCCATTAAAAAGTGTACAAAGAATTGAAAACCGAGAAAGTAATTTATGGGAGCGTACACCTGAAAGTCCGGACTTTTTAGATATTCGTATTGGAACAGGAGAAAGCCCATTTCTTGTAGAATTGAAGGTACCTGAGCAGCAAGGTTATGAAGAAAATCCATTAGTTACAGAAGCACAAAATGTGAAAAGGGATTTCAATACGATACCTAATGGACACATTTCAATTTCTTTGAAAAAAAACGATGTAATTGGTGTAGTTGGAAATAAAGAAGATAGACTAAACTTTATTCGAATTGTAACGACGCAAATTATGACACATCATGCACCAAATGAAGTGAAAATAGCAGCCTTTTATCATGAGAAGGAGAAAAAACAGTGGGATTGGATGAGGTGGCTTCCTCACGTATGGGATGAACAGAGGAGTATGCGTTTTTTATCTGAAAATCAACAAGATGCGCAGAAGCTAGCTGAAGTACTCTTTACCCCACTTAACATGCGCAGAATTTATAATTCTTCTGCGCAAGCGGATGCAAAAGTTCCTTTAATTCCAATGTATGTCTTTTTCTTATCGGCGAGAGAATTTTTAGAGGATGATCCTTTAACTCCAATGTTACTTAGAGAAGGTGAAAGTGTAGGAGCTTCTACATTTATTTTTGCGGAACAAAGGGAACGGTTACCGATGGAATGTGATCTTATTATAAGTTTAAATGGAGAAAATGGTGAGTTAGTAGAAACTTTTTCAAGTTCAGCTGAAAACAGTGGGACAACGCGTGCCAGTTTTAAAGTAGATCGACTTTCATTCGAACGATGTGAACTAGGAGCGCGAAGCATTGCTCCAATTCGAATGAAAAGTTCTACAGCAGCCAACATTCCGAAAGTATTAACATTTTTAGACTTGTTTCAAGCTAAAAACATGGAAGAGTTACAAGTGCTCGAGAGATGGAAAGAAAATCGATATCCGACTTCATTACCGGTTCCAATTGGTGTAAGAGAGGGAAGTAAACCTGTTTTTCTAAATATTCACGATAAAATAGAGAAAAAAGGGCATGGTCCGCACGGTCTAATGGCTGGTACAACTGGATCAGGAAAAAGTGAAGTTATTCAGTCTATAATAGCAGCGTTAGCAGCAACCTATCATCCTCATGAGATGGCATTTATGCTTATCGATTATAAAGGTGGTGGAATGTCAAACACATTTGCGGGATTACCGCATATTATTGCATCTATTACGAACTTAGAAGATCCAAACTTAATTGAGCGTGCCAGAATTTCATTAAAGGCAGAATTAGAGCGTAGACAAAAGTTATTCATTCAGGCTGGAAATGTCCAGCATCTAGATGAATATTATGAAACAAGCTGGCGTGAAAAAGAACCTTTACCACATTTATTTATTGTTATTGATGAGTTTGCTCAAATGAAAAAGGAACAACCGGAATTTATGGACGAGCTAATTAGTGTCGCTGCAATAGGAAGGACATTAGGAGTTCACTTATTATTAGCAACTCAAAAACCTTCGGGGGTTGTAAATGACAAGATTTGGAGTAACTCGCGTTTTCGAATTTGTTTACGTGTACAAGATGACGCGGATAGTCGTGAAATGTTAAAGATTCCAGACGCATCTAAAATCAATGTACCAGGACGGGGATACCTACAAGTCGGCAGTAATGAAGTGTTAGAATTGTTTCAATCTGCATGGAGCGGAGCACCTTATAATCCAGATGAAGAGAAAGTTCTTGATATTGTTGACTTTACAGAAGTTAAGCTTTCGGGTGAAAGAATAAAAGTGAAAAAGCGTCCAAAACCAATGACAAATAGTCCGAAACAACTCCAAGCTTTTATTCAATATGTACAGAGCGTATCAGAAAAAGAAAATATTAAAGCATTACCAGGACCTTGGCTGGATCCATTACCGGAAAAATTATTGTTAAAAGAATTTTATGCTATGGAAGATTGGACAATTGGTGAGTGGAATAAACCGAAAGAATATTTACAAGTAACGGTAGGATTAATTGATGATGTTGCAAATCAAGCACAATTCCCTCTGAAGTTAGATTTACAAGAAGGGCATTTAAATATATATGGTATGCCAGGTACAGGAAAAACGACGATGCTGCAAACCATTATTATGTCCTTAGCTGTATCTCATACACCAGAAGAAGTGAATTTTTATGTTATTGATTTTGGTCGTATGTTCTTAGATTTTAGAGATTTACCTCATATAGGCGGGATTGTACAAGAAGGCGAAAATGAAAAAATGAAACGTCTATTCGGATTTTTGAAGAAGGAAATCACGGATAGAAAAGAGAGTTTTTCTAATATCGGTGCAAAGTCATTCTCTATGTATAACCGAATGGTAGAGAAGAAAATACCAGCTATAGTAGTAATGGTAGATGGTTATATAAGATTCAAAAATGAATTCGAGAAAGAAAATGAAGTATTAGAATTATTATTGCGTGAATCAAGTACATACGGAGTATATTTCTATTTCTCTCTGAATCAAACAATTGATATGTTCGATCGTGTTCGTAATAATATACCGATGGCACTTACATTCGAATTGCAAGATGGAACAGAATATCATAACTTAGTTGGCAGACCTAAATTCCCATTAATTGAAGTTCCTGTTGGCCGTGGATTAATGAAAGGGCAACCGCCGGAATTATTCCAAGCAGCATTGCCGTTTATTGGTGAAAGTGAACTTGAGTACTCCCAACAATTAAAAACAATTATTCAAAAAATGAATAGGGAATGGAATGGTGAAAAAGCAAAAAATATTCCAATGGTACCTAAAGAAATATTTGTAGAGCATATGGTTGAAAAATTAGAAACGGCCCAAATTTCAGCAGGTATAGAAACAGAGGATATTCGTTTACAAAGTTTTTCTTTAGATGAAATGAGTCATATATTTGTTGGGGGAAGAATAGAAGGTGGAAAAACATCGCTATTACAAACGCTTCTGTTCACTACTACATACCAATACTCTCCAGAAAAGGTTGAGTTATACTTAGTAGACCTTGGTGAAAGACCAACAGGCATATTAGCTCTTGGAGATTTACCTCATGTGAAGAAGAAGGTTACAGATGGTATGCAATTAAAAGAAATATTAGATGAATTGTTAGAGCTAATAAATAATAGAGAACCAGTAATGCCTTCTATAGATCCAAACGCAACAGTGGAATTTCCATATAAGAGAATAATCATTGCGATTGATGATATTGATCAAATGTTAACTATATTAGCTACTGATTATGAGGCGAAAAATAAAATGGAACTAATAGTCCAAAACTGTAAAAATAAAGGGATTCATTTTATGACAGCGGCTACAACGTCTAGTCTAAATAGCTATTCTCATGAAAAATGGTTTGCAGAAATTAGAAAGAGAAGTATTGGTTATTTATTGGGAACGACACAAAATAACGATGTGTATTTCTTTAATATGAAACTGCCACATACTGAAATGGATCAAGAATTATTAAGTGGGGATGGATATTGCATACGTAGAAAACCAATAAAAATAAAATGTGCATATACACCATTACATTTACTTCGCACGATGACAGACAAAATTAGTGTGAAATGGTCTCAATTAAAAGTGAAATAA
- the murF gene encoding UDP-N-acetylmuramoyl-tripeptide--D-alanyl-D-alanine ligase translates to MEKGDTLIQMNLKKLEEVVDGEGLQESFHHIEIHGVCIDSKNIKEGNLFVPIIRVKDGHDYVKEAMDNGAVASLWKKSYGTPPKGIPIIFVDDTLFALQQLAQFYRKELNVKVIGITGSNGKTTVKDIISTILSTTHRVHKTKGNFNSQIGLPLTILEMKRDTEFLILEMGMSEKGQIRNLSKIAQPDLAVITMIGQSHLETLGSREEIAKAKLEIIDGLKGNGLFLYNGDEALLLQNKNLSSINCKAFGEKYTNDLFPTNVQLDEYGVHFKLNDSKIQYDVPLHGKHNIFNTIVGIAVGQFYNIPTEKIQEALRQVNITHMRFQFLTAKTGFTIINDAWNASPSSMKAAIETLQKLNAYKKKIIVIGDMLELGKKAETYHREIGKMLNQESIQYVFTYGELAEIVAEEVRKKYDTGKVQSFNNKAKIAEEVLKVITKKDIVLLKASRGMALEEIVRNWM, encoded by the coding sequence ATGGAAAAAGGTGATACTTTGATTCAAATGAATTTGAAAAAACTTGAAGAGGTAGTAGATGGAGAAGGATTACAAGAATCGTTTCATCATATAGAAATACATGGTGTCTGCATAGATTCCAAAAACATTAAAGAAGGAAATTTATTCGTTCCAATCATTAGGGTGAAGGATGGACATGATTATGTGAAAGAAGCAATGGATAATGGAGCTGTCGCTTCCTTATGGAAAAAGTCTTACGGTACTCCGCCAAAAGGGATACCAATTATATTTGTAGATGACACTTTGTTTGCTTTGCAACAATTGGCACAATTTTATCGAAAAGAGCTAAATGTAAAAGTAATCGGAATTACTGGTAGTAATGGCAAGACAACGGTAAAAGATATAATAAGCACGATTTTAAGTACAACTCATCGTGTGCATAAAACAAAGGGCAATTTTAATAGTCAAATCGGTTTGCCGTTAACAATTTTAGAAATGAAACGAGATACAGAGTTTTTAATACTTGAAATGGGGATGAGTGAAAAAGGACAAATTCGAAACTTATCAAAAATAGCACAGCCAGATTTAGCGGTAATTACAATGATTGGCCAGTCTCACTTAGAAACGCTTGGATCAAGAGAAGAGATTGCGAAGGCTAAATTAGAAATTATTGACGGGTTAAAAGGAAATGGTTTGTTTTTATATAATGGTGATGAAGCGTTGCTTTTGCAAAATAAGAATCTATCGAGTATAAATTGTAAGGCATTTGGTGAAAAGTATACAAATGATTTGTTTCCAACAAACGTGCAATTAGATGAATATGGTGTTCATTTTAAATTAAATGATTCAAAAATACAGTACGATGTTCCCTTACATGGAAAACATAATATTTTTAATACGATTGTCGGAATCGCTGTAGGTCAATTTTATAATATCCCTACAGAAAAAATACAGGAAGCATTGCGGCAAGTTAATATTACTCATATGCGCTTTCAATTTTTAACTGCTAAAACAGGTTTTACGATTATTAACGATGCATGGAATGCCAGTCCCTCTTCAATGAAGGCTGCAATTGAAACGTTACAGAAATTAAATGCCTATAAGAAAAAAATTATAGTAATTGGGGATATGTTGGAGTTAGGGAAAAAAGCTGAAACATATCATAGAGAAATTGGTAAAATGTTAAATCAAGAGAGTATTCAATATGTGTTTACTTACGGAGAGTTAGCTGAAATTGTAGCGGAAGAAGTAAGAAAGAAATATGATACAGGAAAAGTACAGTCATTTAATAATAAAGCCAAGATAGCAGAGGAAGTATTAAAAGTTATAACGAAAAAGGATATCGTATTATTGAAAGCCTCACGTGGAATGGCTTTAGAGGAGATTGTACGAAATTGGATGTGA
- a CDS encoding vWA domain-containing protein translates to MLYQTQATQQTPAYIIYLLDVSASMNQMMDAGGEEKRRIDIVTDALSLAIRQMVFRSTKGSRLLPRYKLSILAYSDHVFDLLGGVKTIDEVARLRPLEKIQTHRLTDTAKAFSVVEKLLQKELPNLQDGPAPVVCHMTDGASTGEDPELIVRRIMDMSVPDGNVLIENIFISDEIMQDEITNIKKWQGIMPNTEITDEYGAKLQRLSSPIPQSYREMMTEHGFHIADGAVMMFPGTNADLVSLGFQMSAATPVR, encoded by the coding sequence ATGTTATATCAAACTCAAGCAACACAACAAACACCAGCTTATATAATTTATCTTCTGGATGTAAGCGCATCAATGAATCAAATGATGGATGCAGGCGGAGAAGAAAAAAGAAGAATTGATATTGTAACGGATGCTCTATCTTTAGCGATTCGCCAAATGGTATTTCGTTCAACAAAAGGTAGTCGCTTGCTTCCAAGGTATAAGTTATCTATTTTAGCCTATAGCGATCATGTTTTTGATCTATTGGGTGGGGTGAAAACAATAGACGAAGTAGCAAGACTGCGCCCACTAGAAAAAATCCAAACGCATCGCTTAACTGATACAGCAAAAGCTTTCTCTGTAGTGGAGAAGTTATTGCAAAAGGAATTACCAAATTTACAAGATGGACCAGCTCCTGTGGTCTGTCATATGACAGACGGTGCTTCAACTGGTGAAGATCCAGAATTAATTGTGCGAAGAATTATGGATATGTCTGTACCTGATGGAAATGTGCTAATTGAAAATATTTTTATTTCAGATGAAATTATGCAAGACGAAATTACTAATATAAAGAAGTGGCAAGGGATTATGCCAAATACAGAAATTACGGATGAGTATGGTGCAAAGTTGCAAAGACTTTCATCGCCTATCCCTCAAAGCTATCGTGAGATGATGACGGAACATGGTTTTCATATTGCAGATGGTGCGGTGATGATGTTTCCTGGTACAAATGCCGATTTAGTGTCACTTGGATTTCAAATGTCCGCTGCGACGCCGGTTCGATAG
- a CDS encoding WXG100 family type VII secretion target yields MAEIKITPEELERISGNFKNAAGEAQSQINRLEGDINSLEGQWAGATQAKFRGEFIQSKQAMQQYIPILEGISTDLKRIADKFRNTDNAY; encoded by the coding sequence ATGGCAGAAATTAAAATCACACCAGAAGAACTTGAAAGAATCTCAGGAAACTTTAAAAATGCAGCAGGAGAAGCTCAAAGCCAAATTAATAGACTTGAAGGCGACATTAATAGTTTAGAAGGTCAATGGGCTGGGGCAACACAAGCGAAGTTCCGTGGAGAATTTATCCAATCTAAACAAGCAATGCAACAATATATTCCAATTTTAGAGGGTATTTCAACAGATTTAAAACGTATTGCTGATAAATTCCGTAACACAGATAACGCATACTAA
- a CDS encoding TetR family transcriptional regulator, whose amino-acid sequence MRKSEETLSSIVEASYRLFAMHGIAKTTYSMIAEEVGIAKPSIYYYFKSKDALIESIFNELCEAMQFSSFFHTEEFTKENFIEKCIEIGFKMIDEQQKDPYFNRVLQEYVLLSSRNDMYKDRLLTVQTEYLNGFESLLTKANELQLLQNKNLVSKAHMLALVLDNIGNFMMFDVNMNYKQIWIEAVHSIFERSDSYEN is encoded by the coding sequence ATGAGAAAAAGTGAAGAAACACTCTCTTCCATAGTGGAAGCAAGCTATCGACTGTTTGCTATGCACGGTATTGCCAAAACGACCTATTCAATGATTGCTGAGGAAGTTGGTATCGCCAAGCCATCTATTTATTATTACTTTAAATCTAAAGATGCATTAATCGAAAGTATTTTTAATGAATTATGCGAAGCGATGCAGTTCTCCTCTTTCTTCCATACAGAAGAGTTTACGAAAGAGAATTTCATTGAGAAATGTATTGAAATTGGCTTTAAAATGATAGACGAACAACAGAAAGATCCTTATTTTAATCGTGTATTACAAGAATATGTATTACTATCTTCAAGAAACGATATGTACAAAGATCGATTACTAACTGTACAAACAGAATATTTAAACGGATTTGAATCACTCCTAACAAAAGCAAATGAACTTCAACTCCTTCAAAATAAAAATCTAGTTTCAAAAGCTCATATGTTGGCATTAGTACTTGATAATATCGGAAACTTCATGATGTTTGATGTAAATATGAATTATAAACAAATATGGATTGAAGCTGTCCACAGCATATTCGAAAGAAGTGATTCATATGAAAACTAA
- the aspS gene encoding aspartate--tRNA(Asn) ligase, translating to MDQIMKRSLTRECTEHSGRVVLLQGWIKKIRHLGNVSFLLLRDRTGVIQCVLENELAGYKVDVESVVQVIGEIVETTKTELGVELLAHEVKVLNGAEPLPFEINKKKLQVGLDQLLNERVLSLRHERTAAIFKVKSTLVQSFSEFLIENDFTRVFTPKIVSQGAEGGANVFKLPYFQKEAYLAQSPQFYKQMMVAGGLERVFEIAPVYRAEHHNSSRHLNEYISLDVELGFINDFYEVMQLETDVLRYMFQQVGEKCEKELQLLQITVPVIGEIPKITLSEAQVVLKSKYRKESPVGDLDTESEKLLGKYVKETYNSEFVFITHYPKEARPMYTMQNKENSAITDSFDLLYKGLEITSGAQRIHNYDMLLASFKEKGLHPEKFQSYVNTFRYGCPPHGGFGIGLERVVYKLLELSNVREASAFPRDCTRLIP from the coding sequence ATGGATCAAATAATGAAGCGTTCACTCACACGAGAATGTACGGAGCATAGCGGGAGGGTTGTATTACTACAAGGGTGGATAAAAAAGATTCGTCATCTTGGAAATGTTAGTTTTTTATTATTAAGGGACCGAACAGGAGTTATTCAATGCGTATTAGAAAATGAATTAGCTGGATACAAAGTTGATGTTGAAAGTGTCGTCCAAGTAATTGGTGAAATAGTAGAGACAACGAAAACAGAATTAGGTGTTGAACTACTCGCTCATGAAGTGAAAGTATTAAATGGTGCAGAACCACTCCCGTTTGAAATAAATAAAAAGAAGTTACAAGTTGGCTTAGATCAATTATTGAATGAGCGGGTGTTATCTTTAAGACATGAGCGAACCGCGGCGATTTTTAAAGTGAAATCGACACTCGTTCAAAGCTTTAGTGAGTTCCTAATAGAGAACGATTTCACACGTGTATTTACTCCGAAAATTGTCTCGCAAGGGGCAGAAGGAGGAGCGAATGTTTTTAAGCTTCCATATTTCCAAAAAGAAGCTTATTTAGCTCAATCACCACAGTTTTATAAACAAATGATGGTAGCGGGAGGACTCGAACGTGTTTTTGAAATTGCTCCTGTGTACCGGGCTGAACATCATAACTCTTCACGACATTTAAATGAATATATATCGTTAGACGTAGAACTTGGGTTTATAAATGATTTTTATGAAGTGATGCAATTAGAAACAGATGTTTTACGATATATGTTTCAACAAGTAGGAGAAAAATGTGAAAAGGAATTGCAATTATTACAAATAACAGTACCTGTCATTGGAGAAATTCCTAAAATCACATTATCAGAAGCACAAGTAGTTTTGAAAAGTAAGTATCGAAAAGAATCTCCTGTAGGGGATTTAGATACAGAAAGTGAAAAGTTACTAGGGAAATATGTGAAAGAAACATATAATAGTGAATTTGTCTTTATTACACATTATCCGAAAGAAGCGCGACCGATGTATACGATGCAAAATAAAGAGAACTCAGCTATTACTGATTCTTTTGACTTATTGTATAAAGGGCTAGAGATTACGTCAGGTGCACAGCGAATTCATAACTATGACATGTTACTTGCCTCTTTTAAAGAAAAAGGATTACATCCAGAGAAATTTCAATCTTATGTAAATACATTCCGATACGGTTGTCCGCCACATGGTGGTTTTGGAATTGGATTAGAACGAGTTGTGTATAAGCTATTAGAATTATCGAATGTAAGAGAAGCGAGTGCTTTTCCGAGGGATTGTACACGTCTTATACCATAA
- a CDS encoding M36 family metallopeptidase — protein MFNKKMVAMAMTVPLVMGTISTVSALEKQQQVKLEAYSPQKKATEYLKENAAQYGLKTDLSDLQYISTTETSVASYVRFQQVVNGAPVFSKQITVTLNGEGKGVLAVSDYQSVKGVKEVTTKISEKDAIQKSMAYVGEASEQNLWAPTEKEFGYIVEEGIARPVYKVVVHSNNPFGAWETFIDAENGKLIKKVDINRKVEGTGKVFLPNPVVSSGSKTGLKDNNDADSTALTNQLKTVTLKGLDGTGFLIGEYVTISSKAKTKSTNLQFNYTRANDSFEDVMSYYHIDTLQRYIQGLGFKNINNRSIKVNVNGTTDDNSFYSPSTKALTFGTGGVDDAEDAGIIAHEYGHSIQDNQVPGFGSSAEGGAMGEGFGDFLGSTYEDAVSTTGYGKACVGEWDATAYSSSDPTCLRRLDTNKVYPRDITNEVHDDGEIWAQGQYEMAQAFGRDVATKIILQSHWSLTPNSKFSDGAKAIKQADALLYGGQHAADIDRIWVARGISTN, from the coding sequence ATGTTTAATAAAAAAATGGTGGCAATGGCAATGACTGTGCCGTTAGTAATGGGGACGATTTCTACGGTTTCGGCGTTGGAAAAACAACAACAAGTAAAGCTAGAAGCTTATTCGCCACAGAAAAAAGCAACTGAATATTTAAAAGAAAATGCTGCGCAGTATGGATTGAAAACAGACCTCTCAGACTTGCAATATATTTCTACAACAGAAACGTCAGTAGCTTCATATGTTAGGTTCCAACAAGTTGTTAATGGTGCACCTGTATTTTCAAAACAAATTACAGTTACTCTTAACGGAGAGGGAAAGGGAGTACTTGCAGTTTCTGATTATCAATCTGTCAAAGGTGTGAAGGAAGTAACGACAAAAATTAGTGAAAAAGATGCAATACAAAAATCAATGGCGTATGTTGGAGAAGCAAGTGAGCAAAACTTATGGGCTCCTACAGAGAAAGAATTCGGATATATTGTTGAAGAGGGAATTGCTCGTCCAGTATATAAAGTGGTAGTCCATTCTAATAATCCATTTGGTGCATGGGAAACATTTATTGATGCAGAAAATGGAAAGTTAATTAAAAAAGTTGATATAAACCGAAAAGTAGAAGGAACAGGAAAAGTGTTTTTACCTAACCCTGTCGTATCTAGTGGTAGTAAAACAGGATTAAAAGATAATAATGATGCAGATTCAACAGCACTAACGAATCAATTGAAAACTGTTACGTTAAAAGGTTTAGATGGAACAGGGTTTTTAATTGGGGAGTATGTAACGATTTCTTCAAAAGCGAAAACGAAATCTACAAACCTACAATTTAACTATACACGCGCAAATGATAGCTTTGAAGATGTTATGTCGTATTATCATATCGATACATTACAGCGTTACATTCAAGGGTTAGGTTTTAAAAATATTAATAACCGCTCGATAAAAGTGAATGTTAATGGTACAACTGATGATAACTCATTCTATTCTCCGTCAACAAAAGCTTTAACTTTCGGTACTGGTGGAGTGGATGATGCAGAAGATGCTGGCATTATTGCACATGAATATGGACATTCTATTCAAGATAATCAAGTACCTGGATTCGGAAGTTCAGCAGAAGGCGGAGCGATGGGAGAAGGGTTTGGAGATTTCTTAGGCTCTACTTATGAAGACGCAGTGTCGACTACAGGGTACGGAAAAGCATGTGTTGGAGAATGGGATGCAACAGCTTATTCTAGTTCAGATCCAACATGCTTACGCAGATTAGATACGAATAAAGTTTATCCAAGAGATATAACGAATGAAGTACATGATGATGGTGAAATTTGGGCTCAAGGTCAATACGAGATGGCGCAAGCTTTTGGCCGTGATGTAGCGACAAAAATCATTTTACAATCGCACTGGTCATTAACACCAAACTCTAAATTCAGTGATGGAGCAAAAGCGATTAAGCAAGCGGATGCTCTTTTATATGGCGGACAACATGCTGCTGATATCGATCGTATTTGGGTAGCGAGAGGAATTAGTACGAATTAA